ATCTTATTTCCTGTAGCAATCTGGACACGTTTGCAGCAGCGGTGGTTACGCTGGGTGAGGATGAAGTACTGCAGTAGTCCTTGGCATGTTACTGTCGGTTAAACCGGTGGAATCTCATTAGGTTAGATTTCTTCACGGCCGCTTGCAGACACTGAAGGGTGGAAGATCCCTGTGGTCTGCAGAGATAAAGGCCTTCGGAAAGGAGGAGCAAACGCTTATCAGCGCTGCCAGTGAAAGAAGAACGTCTGGAGTCTCTTTCTGCAGTGTCCTGTTGGCGCACAAATAGCATTTGTGGCAAAGCTTAAAGGGCTGCCCCGGAGTCGGACCTGTTCCCATCGCCCTGGAAAAGCAGGTTTTTAATGGCACTCATCAGCAAGGATGAAACGAGGGTGCAAAAGTTGAAAATATTGGAATAGTTATTCCTTATCTGGGCTTTTGATCGGTTTCGGTGCAGGCAGTTGACAGCGCACCGTAGTGCTGCGGTTTACATCAGTCAGAACTGCTCGCGGTAGGGCGGGCAGCCGCGGTGGGGGCCTGGAGGAAGAGACACAGGCTTGCTCGGTCCCCTCTTTCCCGGAGGAAAACGGGGGCTTTCGCTCCGGGCTCCACGGCCGGACCGGGCTCTCCGCGGGGGAAGGGGCCGAGCCGCAGCACTGGGGACGGGAcagcccccgcgccccgcccccccgccgctaCGTCATGGAATTCCAAGGCGCTTCCGCCAATGGCGGCGCCGCGCCAGCAAACCGGGCGCTCGAGCCGGGCACGTTTAGGTGGCACCCACGCGTGTCAGCGtcagccccggggcgggggggagggccGCGGCAGAGCGTTGCCCTGCTCCGGTTCGCCGCAGGTAAACTCAGGGCTCGGTCCCGCGTCGCCCGAGTCCCGCCGGGGAAGCCAGGGAGGGCGGCAGCCGGTGAGTGCGGCGGGGACAGCTCCTCGCCGCGGGAGAAGGACGTGGGGAGTAACCGGTGAAAGCACGGCTACTTCCTCTTTGCGTCCGAGCGTGTCCAGAGTTAAAGGTAACTGGGATAATTATTAATTCCTGGGCAGCTTCTCGCAGCCGGGAACTGGTGGAAGAGCCGGCTTTTagcttttccagctgctctttATGGGATGCGTGCGTTATGTTGGGAATTTATGCCAATTTCAGTGCCCGGCTTTTAGCGTTCAGAGTATTTGCAAATGCTCCATTGTATAATACCGTACAGCTCTGAGTTCTCTTTCTGGCTGTCCAATAAGGTGCTGTTCTCTCATGAAATACTATCAATAGATAAATTACTCCACTAATTCTTCTGTAAGTATAACTAAAATCCTTTATGGTTTCTCTATCCTGACAGTCACCTCTCATAAACTCACCATAGGGTCAGAGGTGTGTGTCTGGTATGCCTACACCAGTCTGTGTAGTGCAGCCCGTTGCATTTATTCAAGTACCAAAGCAGCCTGTATCTATTTTAGCCAGGTGTTCTGCCCGCGATAACACTCTTTCCTTGTCGGGTTTGATTAGCCCCAAGCGAATTGCTCTGCTCACATGGCTaaactgcttctgctgctggagtTGGCTTGGATGTCTCTACACAGAACTGCGttgcatcatcatcatcatccgTAATAAAGTTTTTGCAAATCAAATACAGCTCCTTCTTATTCCTCAATGACAGACAAGATGGTGGCACCACTTTACATGAGTACAGAATTTGACTCTGTAGTTGAAATGCAGTTAAGAAAATTGCAGGTGACTGTTCAGTCATATTAGAGTTTACTTTCCCATAGGGTGTTTGGCTTCTGAtgtgaacagaaaataaagtaagaGTGAATTTTGTCATTAAAGAACATAGCAGCTGATACAACTGGGCGGGATCCATTGGCGATGACAGCACTGATACAGGGAATGAgactcctcttccttcccaaaCCTCAGATTTTCCCTGTGAACCATTGCGTCTGCAGTTTGTTTCCGAGTCGGAAGTGACCCCGGCAGTCCTCTCCCGCTCTTATTTTGCGGAACGAGGAACATGGCACTTCCACAGCAGATCCTTGCCGGGTTAGCTCTGACAGCCCTGTTTACAGTGAGAATTATGGTGGTATTCTTTACAAAGCCAAACCCCTGACACCAGTAAGATGGACTCTGGGGGATGACAAGGTGCCTTGTACTTTGGTGGGGGTTAAGAGCTCGGCCTAGCTCCCTGTGCAGCGCTGGCTCACCTCCCAGCCGGGTGCTGGCGGCCCCATGCCCCGCTCCCCTGGGGCTTGTTTTCAGGCTGCCCGCTCTGCCTGCCGCCCTCCCGGCGGGTACGGCTGGCGAGGGACCGGACGCGCCGGCccgctgggggctgcggggctgccggCCGGGCGGGGTGGAAGGGCGAGGGCTGCCGGCCCGGGGCGCCGGGCTCGGCTGAGAGGAGGCCGCGGGCaccgctccgctccccgcccggTGCCGTTGAGCGGCCGTTGGCCCCGCCGTGGCCTCGCGCGCCCCCGGCCCGCTGGGGAGGCGGGGGGACCGGGGGAGGGAATCCCCCTCGCGCGCGCGGCGTGTCTTTTGTGTTTGTACACACGGCGCcgagggagggggcggggccgagGGCGGGGCCGCGCCTTCCCTCCATTGTGCTCCATTGGCGGGCGGGCGGGGTCtgggcggggcgcggcgggcgggggcggggccgagCGGGGGGCCGGCCCTCCCGAGTCAGCCATCTTTCAATTGTGCTccgagccgccgccgccgctagCAGCAGCAGTCGCAGCTCCGGCTCCTCctcgcgcccgcccgcccgcccgccctccctcccgcACGGCAGCCGCGCTCACCCAGCGGACGGGGTAAGTCTgccgccgcgcccgccgccccccgcgccccgccaccccccggcggcgccccgccgccctcccccgACCCTCCCCACAAACTTTTGGGGGGTCTCGGGAGGCGGTGGCAGCTCGGGTCCCCTTCCCCGCGCCGCCTTACCGGCGCAGCCGGAGCGGCTCCCTCCGCGGGTACCCCCCGGCTCCGCTTCGCGCGGTCGTTgcccccctctgctcccctcgcCCCCGCTCCAAACCCCCAccagcagcctccccagccccttaGCTGCCTCCTCAGCCCGACATTCCCCGGATCGGGGCTGGGAAGCGGCCGCAAAGAGGAGCCGCTCGCCAGCCCAGGGTAactctcctgccttccttcccctgctccccacagtTGTTGCTCAGCTTCACCATCTTGTCTCTTTTCTCTGGTCACcgaccatattttttttcctattgcataaaaaacaataaaaagggaaagaaattcgCCAAAGGAACGACCCAAACCCAACGCAATTTTTTGGTTTTCGAGTGCAAACTTTTCCGCTGCCTCCCCCTTCATCTGCACCCACATGGTTTGGAGTTCCTTGCGATTTTTTGGCGTTATTTTTcgcaatttattttttcctcctttgcaaaAGGACTAGGGCTGCATTTCGTgattgtttccattttgttctgGGTCTGGGAGATGAGTTTGCCTGTGAGAGGCGCTTGGGAGCGAGGCGGCTTTGGGGAAGCAGttacacagaaagagaaagacgGCACCCAAaagccaaccccccccccccaaaaaaaaaagtttgttgcTTTCTCGCACTTTATCCGGACCCTTTCCTTTTCGCACGATAAACGCCGATTCGCCTGCCGTTGCCGGTGGGTCCGGGAGCGCAGGCGGGCGGCGGCGAGGGCCGGGCTGCCCGGCGGAGGGCCGGCGGGGGCTGCTTCTCCGCTTTCACCCGCTCCGCAGTTTCGGAGGAGGTTTTTCGCCGGGTTGAAGCGGCGGGTCGGGTGCCAGCCCCCCGATGTTTGCCGGGCAGATATTTGCAAACACTTCGCAGGTGACGGGCAGCCGGCGGGGGGAGGCGACAGCCGCCTGTCCGCGCCTGCTTGGCGGGCGACTTGCTCGGCTTCAGCCGCCGCAGCCTCGCTATTGAATTCGTGGGCAAAAACCCTGTATTTTAATATTCCGCGATCGGCAGAcgtttaatttcttttttttttttaaatcattttggCGGTCGGAGGCGTTAGGCGGCCGCGGGCTCCGAGGCTAACGGCTCGCCCCGCCGTTCAGCGGCCACGGGCAGGGACGCCttgcgcggggcggcggggcgggggccggccGGAGGTGCGGAGGGGAGACACGGCCGGACGCCCGCCCGCCtgctgggtgggggggcaggTGCCGGCGGGGCGTGCGCTGAGCGGGGCGGCCggccctcctctctccccctctccctccctccctccccccggcAGGTGTAAGGCAGCGACGTCGGCAGGAGCATGGCCCGTACCAAGCAGACCGCCCGCAAGTCCACCGGCGGCAAGGCGCCCCGCAAGCAGCTCGCCACCAAAGCCGCCCGCAAGAGCGCGCCCTCTACTGGCGGGGTGAAGAAGCCGCACCGCTACAGGTACGCAGCGCCGCGCAGAGGCGGCACCGGgcgcaccgcccccccccaaaactccctcctccccccccccccccgcgtggccggggggggcggggcgggggggggcttcCCCCCTCCGCGCTCACTCCGTGCCCGCCCGCCGGTCCCGCTCCCCCGCGGCGGAGCGCGGGTTTcgtcgtgtgtgtgtgtgtgtgtccccgcGAAAAAACCGCATAAATCCCCAGCGCGGGCATCGACCCGGTATTTACCATTAACCCCTTTCCGGGGGTTTCGGTACCGGcgcctaaaaaaaaatcaacaacctTCCCTACGGCGAACGCGACTCCAcgattttattttagttatttttatatatatatatatatatatatatatataaaatttttttttttgcttctggttATTTAACTGCTGCAGCAAGGTTGTGCCGCCGCGAAGTTTATTGTTACCGGCGGATCTTCATTTACTTGTAGGGTTTGATCCGTCCCCGGCGCTGTTTCGGTTCCGGTGGCCGTGCAGGGGAGGCGATCTGCCGCGAGAGGGCGCGGCGTGCCCACGGATGCGTGGGGCCTCGCTCGTCCCAAATATAGACGTTTGTGCACGGGAGGATATAGGCTCGAATGAGCAGTAGATCTTTTTGACAATCCTCTAATAGTGATGggttgtttgttgggttttttgggtttttttagttttggtgttttttttccacccGGGGAAGTTCTTTGCTCGGTGCAGAATGGTAACGGTCATGCTTCAGCTTGGAGGATGATTTTGGGCTAGGCGTACGTATTccttggggggggaaaaagtggattggaaaggagaagcagaTTTGAAATAGTAAACTTAATCTAAAAAGTCTGTTGCTGTAGGTGTGAGGTGGAATTAATAGCCCAGGAGAAAGGTAATAAAGCTGGAGctggaaaatacaaagtttCCACAGAAATAAGCATGGTATTAATTCCACAAGTACGTTGTTAATCTGAATTTGTAGTTCTGACACTGAAACTGACACAAGGAAATAGGCTGGGTAGTTTGTACTGCTAATATAATACAGAATATAAATTCTGTTAGTTCTGTGAATTTTCAGTGTCTTACGCCAGCAGGGAAGAAGAGCCAGATTCCCCTTAAAATTGAGTTTGCTTCTCAGGCTAATTGCTTGGAGAGTACCGACGGTACAGTGAGCTCGTGGCGGCGTCGGAGTTTGCCACGTCCGCGCTGAGATTTGTTAGCATCAGTTAGGGAACGCGCGCTGCCCACCTCTTCTCTTAGTGAAGTCAGGGCCTCGCATGCCTGCCCGTGGTGTCCCCGTTGAGGCCAGTGGAAGTTTGCGCAGATCGATGGTGAGAAAACAGCGACCCTTTGCCAGCGAAACTGGTTTTGTATTGGAAACGCCGGGGCTCTTCTAGTGAAAACAGCACGTGTACAGTGCTTAGTTTAGGTTATATGATGAACCCGTGTATTTAAGGTGATGTAGAGTCTATTTTGAATActaattcttttatttatttattatttaattttgaaaggccGGGTACCGTGGCTCTCCGTGAAATCAGGCGCTATCAAAAGTCTACCGAACTTCTGATCCGCAAACTTCCCTTCCAGCGTCTGGTGCGTGAAATTGCTCAGGACTTCAAAACAGATCTGCGCTTCCAGAGCGCTGCCATCGGTGCTTTGCAGGTGAGCCTCCCTGCGTCCGGGTGGCagcctgggtggggggggttcCCCGGGGGaaggacacccccccccgcgcaggggtcagtgctgggaGTGCCCCCCAAAAACCTGGAGACAATTGCAGGTGAGGGAGGGTCCCGCCTCCCGCTCCCCATTGGCCGGGCTGTTTCTAGGGTtagccccagctctgcctgatTGGTGGGCTGCCGCGGTGGGCGTGGCCCCTCCCGGGAGGGGGCTGAGTGAGGTGGGGgattgccccccccccccgcccccagcctgCCCTTGCTCACAGCGCATCTGGCGATGCCCCGCGGGTACCGCTGGCTGAAAGAACGCAGTGACAGGTCAGCAGCTCCTTACAGAGGCTATAAAcatgggttgggggggggggggtttgttgttggttttgttgtcattgttggtttggggttttttttatgttgtggggtggtgtggttttgttttttttttttaatatccccACCCTGCAAGTAGTTGCACTTGACAGAACAGCGCATCTCATTAAGGCACTTTTCACATGACTCTGTTTCCTCTGCCCTCGAGCTTTGGTAGaggctttgcttttgaaagccGTGCAGTCTGAGAGGAAGGTGTTGTCACGTAATAAAGCTTGTTCTAGTGCGTCCAAATGGAGGTCTTGATATCCTGAAATgctcttcaaagaaaaacagctgggTAGGGCGCATCTAAACGTGGTTAGGGAAGTAAGTGCTTTTGTACGATGTAGTTGATGctaagcatattttttttttagtatattaGTTAAATAAGTTATTTAGAGTGTATTGAGGATGAAATTCCTGCATCTAAATTAGGTCCCCTCCAAGACTGTGTCCTCGTCACGGGAACATTTCCCTCTCGTGATAGAAATACGCTCCTGATTAAAGATAGGTCTTTACTGTTCTTTTAGCTGTTGAAAGATTGTTCCAGAACCTATCTGCAACTGTAGAATACCTGATACCCAGGAAAAATTGTCTTTCTGGTTAATGACTCCCACTTGATAAGGGCTAAAACATATGGTGCAAGATGCTATAAACTTGAGCACGTTTTTAGCTTCAAAAGGTGGCTGCGGGCATTTGCAAagttgctgcttttgcttttagttGTCGTTCTGTCCTCACTGCTGTGAGTGAATGTGGTAGTTCCTAAATCCTGAGGTTTACCTATGTATCCTTTTATCAGCAACTGCTTATTAAAATTTAGTTGGTAGTTAATACTTATTTTCAGATGGCTGGTTTCGCATTAAGGAGTTGTTGGTATAGAACTTGTTCACGTACTATTCCTAGTGCTTTCTGCTTGCGTATTTGCAAAAAACCACTTTTAACCCCTTTAGTACCGTGTTGTTCGTGGCTTATTTGGTGAAGTGTCTTAACTTTTCACGTAGTGATTTAGCAAAACTGTGTTAGGGGAACTTTTGTAGCCATATCCTACTGGATATGGAATGGCTTACTAATACTGTAGTCCTCATCTGCtgtagtaaatatttttctttctttggattAAATGCTCTATGTTTTTAGACAGGAACTTTGAACTTAGTAAGTTGATTTTGTGGTTCCTGGTAATGAAGTTGTTCACACAAGCTGTTTTCTTGCATGTATTCTAGAAAGGTGGACCTCAACCTCCTTTCTGTGAGTGACCCCCATCATTCCTGTGTGCTGTGCCCTGGTCTGCATGCTGGCCTGATGCTGGGATGCTGAGACGCTTCCTAGGAGATTGTTAGGTGTTAGGATTTTGTATCAACCCAAAGATGTATAAATGGTTACCGTTGCTGGGCTGGGCTTAATAAGCAGCTAACTTAACACGAGCCAGAAGCATGATTAGGTCCAACAGAACATCTGTCCAACCCAGAATCCTGTCTGCAGTGGTTCAGGAGCAGAAAACACTGTGGTCAGGCTTGTAGTTTTTCCAGGACAGGGCTTGTCCTTTGCCCTCCCAAGTGCTGACTCTGTGATTCTCACAGGTGTGAGGTGACAACCTCCCGTGATAGTggggggctgtgctgtgtgCCCCAAATAGACCGGGGGTGCTTAGGCAGGAAGAAGGTATAGGGAGTAGGACAAGTGTCTGATGGCACTTCTCAGACTGCTGTCCCGTCAAGGAGTTCCTGAATCAAAGGAGGAGTTGTCTTAGATGTAATAATTCTCTATACAATTTTTCCTTGCTAATTTTTGACTTTTGAATTAAGATACCCCTTCAGTaccctgtgggaaggagctgcgTTCCcgcactgtgtgtgtgtgaaggaaTACGCGCTCCTCTTTTCCCTAGCACCTGCTGATTTCACTTGGTGCTCAATAGCTCTTACTCTGGAAGAGGCAGCGGAGAAGTCATTCAAATAGTGTAACCcagtctttaaaaagagaagttcCTAAACAAACGAACCTTTTGATAAGATAACCCCTTATCTTGTGAGAGTCCTGTCAGAACATTGGTTCAGTTGTCTTCTGGAGGATGTCTTCACCAAATGGCAATAGAAGGCAACCTTGACATAGAATATTATTTGGTGGTTTATAAGCAAATGGAGGCTTTTATTTCTTGAGAATCTAACACTTTTGATGTTTACAAGTAATAAAGCTAGAAGCCTAAACTTAATGCCATGTTACATTGTActttgatttattattattttttttcctagtgctcagagactgaaaatgctcttttcttcttcactagGAGGCAAGTGAAGCCTACTTGGTTGGCCTGTTTGAAGATACCAACCTGTGTGCTATCCATGCCAAACGTGTCACAATCATGCCAAAAGATATCCAGCTAGCACGCCGCATACGTGGAGAGCGTGCCTAAACTTCACTAAGATGGGTTTGTCATTCTCGAAGCAAAATCTTCTTCCTGTTATTGGTAGTAATGAACGTTAGATATTTTTTCCATGGGGTTAAAAGGTACCTAAGTATATGgttgcaaatggaaaaataggGGACAGAATTGGGTATTggcaagtttttttccattttcatttgtgtGTGGATTTTTAATATAAACGAGGGGACATAAAACATCAATGTGgtcaaaaaaatgtttcagtgaaCAAGTTTCAACAAGTcaactttataaaaatataaataaacctGTCAAATTTTTCTGGACAATGCcagcatttggatttttttaaacaagtaaatTTCTTATCAATGGCAACTAAATGGTGTTTGTAGCATTTTTATCATACAGTAGATTCCATCCATTCACTATACTTTTCTAACTGAGTTGTCCTACATGCAAGTACATGTTTTTAATGTTGTCTGTCTTCTGTGCTGTTCCTGTAAGTTtgctattaaaatacattaaatgatGCCTGCTTTTagtcttgatttttaaatattacatgTGGGTtatgtttgattaaaaaatcatcagccttcccttccctttttctcttcaatgCATGACCTGAATACTTACAGTAGCAAATCTAGGAAACAAACACTGGGGATAACTACCTTGGCTGAAGTAGTGTATATGTGAGGGGTTTTTAAGAGTCTAAAATTTCTGTCCACTCCACGTGAAAGCAAGTTCGGTGAGTACGTTACCGGGTAGAGTCTGGAGCTGGACCAAGCTCTCTTAACTAAGCATGGTGCTGTTCAGGTTCCTTTCTTACTCAACTTAATGCTGAACTTGGGAGCGTTCCTGATTTTCATTGTTAGTACGGTATAAGTGGTGGGGCATGgtggtttggggtgggtttttggtgtgtttggggtttggttttttgccttttttcttttttaaccccTTTTGCACTCTTTATCTAGTTTCCTGGTTTGTAGGTGTTCCCTTTTCGGTTGACTACCTTTCTGTTTCAGTCACACCCCTAGCGTGTTTGAGAGCGTAGTCCACCTGTGATTAGTTTCAGTTTGTACACTCCAGTCAAAAAGACACTTTTGTACCATTTTTTTGTTAGTTACAATACTTCATGGAAGGTGTACTTAGACAGGAGCACACATTTgaaagttaatattttatttcattttttatattccCCCTCTCAACTGCCGATGAaagtttctgtgaagaaatttaCTGCTGAAATGATATTCtataaaaactttaaattttCACCTGAAACTTGGTTAAGGATTCTGATGGACCAGTCTGGAAATGACTTATGTGGTGTACTTTTTGATAACTTTTGCAGATCATGAAATGAGttatggagaagaaaatatgcAGGCAGCGAACAGATTTCACCTCTATGCTAAGACCCCTACAGAGCTTATTTGCTCCTAACTTCTTTCGAGAGGTTCTGAGTGAGCTCTAAACACATGAGTGAATTT
The DNA window shown above is from Grus americana isolate bGruAme1 chromosome 3, bGruAme1.mat, whole genome shotgun sequence and carries:
- the LOC129204153 gene encoding histone H3.3A encodes the protein MARTKQTARKSTGGKAPRKQLATKAARKSAPSTGGVKKPHRYRPGTVALREIRRYQKSTELLIRKLPFQRLVREIAQDFKTDLRFQSAAIGALQEASEAYLVGLFEDTNLCAIHAKRVTIMPKDIQLARRIRGERA